A section of the Pseudovibrio sp. M1P-2-3 genome encodes:
- the tssK gene encoding type VI secretion system baseplate subunit TssK yields the protein MVARIVWTEGMFIAPQHFQHSDKSIRAYVDAVSQLDLRGSDYGVSSLELNDNALQIGKISIRKAAGVFPDRLYFELIQELTLDVPEGTVDEIVYLAVPLAVYGACEFGPSSGQHRYATSPQELRDLRDTDNEAVETEVAAVGVTLKLGTSDLSGFATIPVARILEKSAQGRVILDRSYIPRALSIEASSVLMERLDEILSLAGVRATNAASRIESQLRTHSESSLFSERMELQILNSSLLALQNLLANTKLSAREFYNEAGGLLVKLEAMQARTTDPSLVYDPTNMGGSFEGVFGKLRAALTLEHTSKVETLGWNRELFEKRRLLRVVVPTRLLGGNYRPVLALSGPDGAAHLSEIGSLACKLAGLSSMPELVSHGLPGVELAPLATPPAELRNRSDAAFFSIGTSSALWQRYLEKHEALALHVDDRIQSLDATLYLLD from the coding sequence ATGGTTGCCCGCATTGTGTGGACAGAGGGCATGTTTATTGCCCCTCAGCACTTCCAGCATTCCGATAAATCGATCCGAGCATATGTAGATGCCGTTTCCCAGTTGGACCTGCGTGGTTCAGATTATGGCGTTAGCTCATTGGAGTTGAATGACAATGCCTTACAGATTGGAAAAATATCCATTCGCAAGGCGGCGGGTGTTTTCCCTGATCGCTTGTATTTTGAGCTGATACAAGAGCTGACGCTTGACGTTCCAGAGGGGACCGTTGACGAGATCGTATATCTTGCAGTTCCTCTTGCAGTTTACGGGGCTTGCGAATTTGGGCCATCCAGCGGGCAGCACCGTTACGCAACAAGCCCTCAAGAACTTCGTGACCTGCGCGATACTGACAATGAAGCCGTTGAGACGGAAGTTGCCGCAGTTGGTGTTACCCTCAAGCTTGGGACCTCAGACCTTTCCGGCTTTGCCACCATACCGGTTGCTCGCATATTGGAGAAATCGGCTCAAGGCCGTGTCATTCTGGACCGGAGCTATATCCCTCGAGCCCTTTCCATAGAGGCTTCCTCGGTTCTTATGGAACGGTTGGACGAAATCCTTTCACTGGCAGGTGTTCGGGCAACCAATGCTGCCAGCCGTATTGAATCGCAGCTGAGAACCCATAGTGAAAGCAGTTTGTTTTCAGAGCGAATGGAACTTCAAATTCTCAATAGCTCTTTGCTTGCTTTACAAAATCTACTGGCCAACACAAAGCTGTCTGCAAGGGAGTTTTACAATGAGGCGGGTGGACTTCTTGTAAAGCTGGAGGCTATGCAGGCCAGAACGACTGACCCTTCGCTGGTTTATGATCCTACCAATATGGGGGGGAGCTTTGAAGGTGTGTTTGGCAAACTGCGCGCGGCTTTGACCCTTGAACATACATCTAAAGTTGAGACTTTGGGCTGGAATCGGGAGCTTTTTGAAAAGAGGCGGCTTCTTCGGGTTGTTGTTCCCACCCGTTTACTGGGTGGAAACTACAGACCGGTTCTTGCTCTTTCTGGGCCGGATGGTGCTGCACACCTGAGTGAAATTGGCTCGCTTGCGTGTAAGTTGGCGGGCCTGTCGTCCATGCCGGAACTGGTCAGCCATGGTTTGCCGGGTGTTGAGCTGGCACCTCTTGCAACGCCGCCAGCGGAACTGCGCAACCGCTCTGATGCGGCTTTTTTCTCTATCGGTACAAGCAGTGCCCTTTGGCAACGGTATCTGGAAAAGCATGAAGCTCTGGCTTTGCATGTTGATGACCGGATCCAGTCGCTCGATGCAACTTTATACCTGTTGGACTAG
- a CDS encoding ImcF-related family protein → MRSLRIALGVFTALAVLQLLVLLVLLFTGFLSGFASGIWALLLAVVSLCVGGAAFYFRSKIWVEDRNAQVLRRLRSSIQKQYRKLKERSRTIDRNDFSVPWNLFLAMDKGKRTTTMAELGYVCLGAPIHSKGLKVSTWTSPTAVAYRIEIAPEVDLSFDMINILFGQILSHRPSLAVNGAYVEYDLAGLMSPDVAETNNISAINRILNVACKTFGIDIPLHITLSGLEHIPDLHKAATHSGLLGSDAILGGFIEKTSGQQADNIDRLFNDLISSLNNNQLEVLEKQVVSEESASVVNAPMQLALIKAQAKERITQLTNALPPRRKKLNLQSVAFVGASEDMFGVDPLGQVSGQRFFQSPPVSQLNTDRADSVTAKSASLLAAAYHKESFGIEPNKRFVIKGRFKSLALTSSLVVLVTVLGALIWKNHRDYVALNGDVGRAFDSYYSKIGAIGKGADTLAMRVELLAPLHQGMQAYKVLDESLVRKVLPNGSLHSTYKKLYDQEIVEGLQYALFDHLEKDMFAYNALVDGVELVYLASLDAQFRQDQAGNASNLTYYYVSSLAEQGEVSQGFQRVFAAVLNDLFTLNQPLVLRNEELRQVVVKTLSGLETADLLYEALMRRSAFVERVDLRQQIGPRFTAVFEEIATPQAYLVPRAYTKSGFQALFEDEGMPELDALISSYESVIGSLDEAQISIIQRSIADRYKADYIAVWTRFIDSLQLREAQNWADAQILIKAFSSANESPMKGLVAAILTNTVLEVTPLETEVNTGTGVRDRTLAFSLEHDVAQSIRGAFRPYVEAAQAAEGGKSEFDLFVQYSRAVMLWLDNIAGSSDGAGRALFDQFQTVGQETPLSELYVLSSRSELDILRNFGRALSVSLDRSAMEFVYSYIDRQWQLQILDPYEYLFLEKYPFAIESTQNFPLAVFTELFGDEGKIQKFADGYLARFNNVEGPQQTFIPSGTAQLSEQAQNTLKRASQIHESMFAEGKPFLAFNVRTSFMDSRLSRVNLSSGVTLLQYTHGPIIWREQNWPLTGIKNGDLTLRIFQRYSPVITRSFKGPWSWFRLVGRGNVSINPSLGVTDSAFSKEGKTTTLQFSTDKKYNPFSPGFFSDLELPYSLFERSGEEPKVM, encoded by the coding sequence ATGAGATCTCTACGCATAGCTTTAGGCGTATTTACAGCACTTGCTGTCCTCCAGCTTCTTGTTTTACTGGTGCTGCTGTTTACCGGTTTCTTGTCTGGATTTGCCTCTGGAATTTGGGCGCTCTTGCTAGCTGTGGTGTCTCTTTGTGTTGGAGGTGCAGCTTTTTATTTCCGCTCAAAGATCTGGGTTGAAGATAGAAATGCGCAAGTCTTAAGGCGCCTTCGCAGCTCCATTCAAAAGCAGTATCGCAAGCTCAAGGAACGCTCGCGTACCATTGACCGCAATGACTTTTCAGTGCCTTGGAATTTGTTTCTGGCAATGGACAAGGGAAAGCGAACAACAACCATGGCTGAACTGGGCTATGTTTGCTTGGGCGCCCCAATTCACTCCAAGGGCTTGAAGGTGTCTACCTGGACCTCGCCCACCGCTGTTGCCTACCGCATCGAAATTGCGCCGGAAGTGGACCTGTCGTTTGACATGATCAACATTTTATTTGGTCAAATCCTGTCGCACCGGCCAAGTCTCGCGGTGAATGGTGCTTATGTGGAATATGACCTTGCTGGGCTCATGTCGCCGGATGTGGCGGAAACAAATAACATCTCTGCTATTAACCGGATCCTGAACGTTGCCTGCAAAACCTTTGGTATCGACATACCGCTACACATCACGTTGAGCGGGCTTGAGCATATTCCTGACTTACACAAAGCGGCAACGCATTCCGGCTTGCTTGGTTCTGATGCGATTTTGGGCGGATTTATTGAAAAAACAAGCGGCCAGCAGGCAGACAATATTGACCGGTTATTCAATGACCTTATCAGCTCACTGAATAACAACCAGCTGGAAGTTCTGGAAAAGCAAGTGGTGTCAGAGGAGAGCGCTTCTGTTGTCAATGCGCCGATGCAGCTAGCGCTTATTAAGGCACAGGCAAAAGAGCGTATTACGCAGCTGACGAACGCACTGCCTCCACGGCGAAAAAAGCTAAACCTTCAAAGTGTTGCCTTTGTCGGAGCCAGTGAGGATATGTTTGGCGTTGATCCTTTGGGGCAAGTGAGCGGCCAGCGTTTTTTCCAGTCTCCACCTGTCTCTCAACTTAATACGGATAGGGCGGACAGTGTTACTGCGAAGAGCGCGAGCTTGCTTGCAGCTGCTTACCACAAGGAGAGCTTTGGCATTGAGCCCAATAAGCGCTTTGTTATCAAAGGCAGGTTCAAATCACTAGCCTTGACGTCATCACTCGTCGTGCTCGTGACAGTTCTGGGTGCTTTGATTTGGAAAAATCACCGGGATTATGTGGCTCTCAATGGGGATGTCGGGCGGGCATTTGACAGCTATTACTCAAAAATTGGAGCCATCGGAAAGGGCGCGGATACGCTTGCAATGCGAGTTGAACTTCTTGCGCCGCTGCATCAAGGCATGCAAGCCTATAAAGTGCTGGATGAAAGCTTGGTCCGGAAGGTGCTGCCCAATGGCTCTCTACACTCAACCTATAAAAAACTATACGATCAAGAGATTGTCGAGGGGCTGCAGTACGCCCTTTTTGACCACCTTGAAAAGGATATGTTCGCCTACAATGCACTGGTAGACGGGGTTGAGCTGGTTTACTTGGCCTCGCTCGATGCCCAGTTCCGGCAGGATCAGGCAGGAAACGCCAGTAATCTAACTTATTACTATGTGTCATCGCTGGCGGAACAGGGCGAAGTCTCCCAAGGTTTTCAGAGGGTTTTTGCTGCAGTTCTCAATGACTTGTTTACGTTAAATCAACCTCTTGTTCTAAGAAACGAAGAGCTTCGTCAAGTGGTTGTGAAGACTTTGTCGGGTCTTGAAACGGCTGATCTTTTGTATGAAGCCCTTATGAGGCGCAGTGCATTTGTGGAGCGCGTGGATTTGCGCCAGCAGATTGGGCCACGCTTCACCGCTGTTTTTGAGGAAATTGCAACACCTCAGGCATATCTGGTGCCGCGCGCCTACACCAAATCCGGGTTCCAAGCTCTCTTTGAGGATGAGGGGATGCCGGAGCTGGATGCTCTGATTTCCAGCTATGAAAGTGTTATCGGCTCGTTGGATGAAGCGCAGATCAGTATCATTCAGCGGAGTATCGCAGATCGTTACAAGGCGGATTATATCGCTGTCTGGACGCGGTTTATCGACTCTTTGCAATTACGAGAGGCCCAGAACTGGGCTGACGCACAGATCCTGATCAAGGCCTTTTCAAGCGCCAATGAAAGCCCGATGAAAGGGTTGGTTGCAGCAATTTTGACCAATACCGTGCTTGAAGTGACACCTTTGGAGACGGAAGTAAATACTGGGACGGGTGTGAGGGACCGCACACTTGCATTCAGCCTTGAACATGATGTCGCGCAGAGCATTCGCGGGGCCTTCCGTCCTTATGTTGAAGCTGCGCAAGCGGCGGAGGGTGGCAAGAGTGAATTTGACCTGTTTGTCCAGTATTCCCGCGCGGTGATGCTGTGGCTGGATAATATTGCAGGCTCTTCGGATGGAGCGGGAAGAGCCCTGTTTGACCAGTTTCAGACAGTTGGCCAAGAAACGCCGCTCTCGGAACTCTATGTGCTTTCCTCTCGCTCTGAGTTGGACATTCTTCGCAATTTCGGCAGGGCGCTCTCTGTAAGCCTTGATAGGTCCGCTATGGAGTTCGTTTACTCCTATATTGATCGTCAGTGGCAACTCCAGATTCTAGATCCCTATGAGTATCTGTTTTTGGAAAAGTATCCATTTGCAATTGAAAGTACCCAGAACTTTCCGCTTGCAGTTTTTACTGAACTGTTTGGAGACGAAGGGAAAATTCAAAAGTTTGCCGATGGATACCTTGCAAGATTCAATAATGTTGAAGGCCCGCAACAGACCTTTATTCCCTCTGGAACTGCCCAGTTATCTGAGCAGGCTCAAAACACTTTGAAAAGAGCATCACAAATCCATGAAAGCATGTTTGCCGAAGGAAAACCGTTCCTTGCGTTCAATGTTCGCACCAGCTTCATGGACAGTCGGCTTAGCCGAGTGAACCTCTCGTCAGGGGTGACACTACTACAATATACCCACGGGCCAATTATTTGGCGTGAGCAGAACTGGCCTTTGACCGGGATAAAAAATGGCGATTTAACTCTGCGGATTTTCCAAAGATATAGCCCGGTTATCACGCGCAGTTTTAAGGGACCATGGTCATGGTTCCGCCTTGTCGGCAGAGGTAACGTATCCATAAACCCATCTCTCGGCGTTACCGACTCTGCTTTCTCGAAGGAAGGAAAGACAACAACTCTGCAATTTAGCACGGACAAGAAATACAACCCGTTTTCTCCGGGTTTCTTTTCCGATTTGGAACTTCCCTACAGCTTGTTTGAGCGCAGTGGGGAAGAGCCGAAAGTTATGTGA
- the tssH gene encoding type VI secretion system ATPase TssH, with product MTSLTKLVSCLTPTLKNALENGVGEAIKRKAVTVEISHWVYQLLFGGKHEELCAFLETQGVVLSVLQRELEQQMPYASTAGGQQPTISGSIEKLLEQAWMIASVEMGQNAISCEVLLLAARTPGTLGVSLFPVKALQPVSTDALRSFALQKANGADRGPVALAADMSGDGDALAKYTIDLTQQANEGKLDPVLGRTEEVATAIDVLLRKRQNNPILLGEPGVGKTAVVEGLAYKIVSGDVPVHLQGAQLRSLDMGLLQAGASVKGEFEERLNNVIKEVRASQTPIIIFIDEAHTMIGAGGAERQNDAANLLKPALARGEFRTVAATTFAEYKKYIQKDPALARRFQPITVEEPKRDAAVNILRGVANGLSDHHKVLIREEAIKAAVDLSTRFIPSRRLPDKAISLLDTACARVALSQNSRPKLIEKLEEDLRFAQVELDKSREEARLFGDVSIDEALLSDSVSSREVELGEKVAKWERQKEEVEARLMATKVQEGGESASPAVSGSAEVEGEVYVHPWVSEETIASVVSDWTGVPVASLSASEAERLLNLEDTLKSRVLGQNAGVEAISRSLKIARAGLTDTRKPIGVFMMCGPSGVGKTETALAIAEQFFGGEDAITTINMTEFKEAHKTSMLLGASAGYVGYGKGGVLTEAVRNRPYQVVLLDEMEKAHPEIQDVFFQIFDKGYISDSEGVKVDFRNTIIIMTANAGGEELREYYESGEGEKTDAQMTEYLRPLLLEHFSPAFIARTEVIAYRPLDMHVSAKLTKIHMNRIKKRIAAKYEAELVWDSSFTEFVVKANNDPLSGGRAIEAIINKSFLPKLAEECITRVIENKPLNTISVSHSDKDLKLVVD from the coding sequence ATGACCAGCCTCACCAAACTTGTAAGCTGCTTGACGCCGACTTTGAAAAACGCACTTGAAAACGGCGTTGGTGAAGCGATCAAGCGCAAAGCGGTCACCGTTGAGATTTCCCATTGGGTCTACCAGCTCCTCTTTGGAGGAAAACATGAAGAGCTGTGCGCGTTCTTGGAAACACAAGGTGTTGTGCTGAGTGTGCTTCAGCGCGAACTGGAACAGCAGATGCCATATGCCTCCACAGCCGGTGGCCAGCAGCCGACGATCTCCGGTTCCATAGAAAAGCTGTTGGAACAGGCGTGGATGATTGCGTCTGTGGAGATGGGGCAAAACGCTATATCTTGTGAAGTTCTGCTGCTTGCCGCCCGTACGCCCGGAACGCTGGGCGTGAGCCTTTTTCCGGTAAAAGCCCTGCAACCTGTCTCAACCGATGCCCTGCGTTCATTTGCGTTGCAAAAGGCAAATGGCGCGGACAGAGGGCCGGTGGCTTTGGCAGCTGACATGAGCGGGGACGGGGATGCACTAGCCAAATATACCATTGACCTGACACAGCAAGCGAACGAGGGAAAGCTTGATCCTGTTTTGGGACGCACTGAAGAGGTTGCAACCGCAATTGATGTGCTGCTGCGTAAACGGCAGAACAACCCCATATTGCTTGGGGAGCCGGGGGTTGGAAAAACCGCTGTTGTGGAAGGACTTGCCTATAAGATTGTGTCGGGAGATGTGCCTGTACACCTGCAAGGTGCCCAACTGCGCAGTCTGGATATGGGCCTTTTACAAGCCGGTGCCAGTGTTAAAGGCGAATTTGAAGAGCGCTTGAACAATGTGATTAAGGAAGTGCGCGCCAGCCAAACGCCTATCATCATTTTCATTGATGAAGCGCACACCATGATCGGGGCAGGTGGAGCGGAAAGGCAAAATGATGCTGCCAACCTTCTAAAACCAGCTCTGGCGCGAGGTGAGTTCCGCACTGTTGCTGCCACAACTTTTGCTGAGTACAAAAAGTATATTCAAAAAGACCCAGCTCTTGCGCGTAGGTTTCAGCCAATTACCGTTGAAGAGCCCAAACGGGATGCGGCGGTTAATATCCTTCGCGGTGTGGCAAACGGGCTGAGTGATCATCATAAAGTCCTGATCCGGGAAGAGGCGATTAAAGCTGCGGTGGACCTTTCAACGCGCTTTATTCCTTCGCGCCGTTTGCCGGATAAGGCCATCAGCCTTCTGGATACGGCATGCGCCCGCGTCGCTCTTTCACAAAACTCCCGCCCCAAACTGATTGAAAAGCTGGAGGAAGACCTCCGATTTGCCCAAGTAGAGCTGGACAAAAGCCGTGAAGAGGCACGCCTGTTCGGGGATGTAAGCATTGATGAAGCGCTTTTGAGTGACAGTGTTTCTTCGCGCGAAGTGGAGCTGGGTGAGAAAGTTGCAAAGTGGGAGCGGCAGAAAGAAGAAGTTGAAGCGCGCTTGATGGCAACAAAAGTGCAGGAAGGCGGTGAGAGCGCTTCTCCAGCGGTTTCTGGCAGTGCCGAGGTTGAAGGCGAAGTTTACGTGCACCCTTGGGTGAGCGAGGAGACAATTGCCTCTGTTGTCTCGGACTGGACCGGTGTTCCGGTTGCCAGTTTGAGTGCCAGTGAAGCAGAGCGGCTGCTAAATCTGGAGGACACCCTCAAGTCTAGGGTTCTTGGTCAAAATGCGGGTGTCGAGGCGATTTCCAGATCGTTGAAGATCGCCCGAGCAGGGTTGACCGACACGCGCAAGCCCATTGGTGTGTTTATGATGTGCGGCCCTTCCGGCGTTGGTAAAACCGAAACGGCACTGGCCATAGCCGAGCAGTTCTTTGGCGGCGAAGACGCAATTACGACCATTAACATGACCGAGTTCAAAGAGGCCCATAAAACGTCCATGCTGCTTGGGGCATCCGCCGGATATGTGGGCTACGGCAAAGGCGGGGTTTTAACCGAAGCCGTGCGTAACCGTCCCTATCAGGTTGTTCTTCTTGATGAAATGGAAAAGGCGCACCCGGAAATTCAGGATGTCTTCTTCCAGATTTTTGACAAGGGCTACATCTCCGATAGCGAAGGAGTGAAGGTCGACTTCCGAAATACAATCATCATCATGACCGCCAATGCAGGCGGTGAGGAACTGCGTGAATACTATGAAAGTGGTGAGGGGGAAAAGACTGATGCACAGATGACTGAGTATCTTCGTCCGCTTCTTCTTGAACACTTCAGCCCCGCTTTCATTGCGCGCACAGAGGTGATTGCCTATCGGCCTCTGGATATGCATGTGAGCGCCAAGCTGACTAAAATTCATATGAACCGCATCAAAAAACGCATTGCGGCCAAGTATGAGGCGGAGCTGGTTTGGGACAGCAGCTTTACCGAGTTTGTGGTGAAGGCCAACAATGACCCGCTTTCCGGCGGGCGTGCCATTGAAGCGATCATTAACAAGAGTTTCCTGCCAAAACTGGCGGAGGAATGCATTACACGGGTTATTGAAAACAAGCCGCTCAATACAATTTCGGTCTCTCACTCAGACAAAGACCTAAAGCTGGTGGTGGACTAG
- the icmH gene encoding type IVB secretion system protein IcmH/DotU codes for MQVSTPTLTVTPEGVVPPDQRDKAGTALVRLSSSDIQKFVRLLAHYSGSKNALINISADLLGVCGTIRRLSPEEELSTTRLELTRTIIDLKYKVVQLDYPPSVAENLCLLFAIVLDEFILLREWGQDSGWENRTLVADLFGFRDGGNRFYEITERALMQPKVLRDFLEIIYVFLKLGYRGKYSHGDEYESERLIERLETSLNLVPLQIPKKMPGRALQETTAPSPGISVRLKLLSAGAAIVVMCLISWSSQLLEAQSVHERFADARAAAASEGAKEYIYSSQSGTMKVERQ; via the coding sequence ATGCAAGTTTCCACTCCAACACTCACAGTGACGCCTGAAGGTGTTGTGCCGCCAGACCAGAGGGATAAGGCGGGCACCGCACTGGTGCGCCTGTCCTCCAGCGATATTCAGAAATTTGTTCGCTTGCTCGCCCATTATTCTGGCTCGAAAAATGCTTTGATCAATATATCAGCGGACTTGCTGGGAGTGTGCGGGACTATTCGCCGTCTGTCGCCGGAAGAAGAGCTGAGTACGACACGGCTTGAGCTTACAAGGACAATTATTGATCTGAAATACAAAGTGGTTCAACTGGATTATCCGCCATCTGTGGCGGAAAACCTTTGCTTGCTCTTTGCGATTGTGTTGGATGAATTCATTCTTTTGAGGGAGTGGGGACAAGATAGCGGCTGGGAAAACCGTACTCTGGTGGCGGACCTTTTCGGTTTTCGTGATGGGGGAAACCGCTTCTATGAGATTACCGAGCGAGCCTTGATGCAGCCAAAAGTACTGCGTGATTTTCTTGAGATCATCTATGTGTTTTTAAAACTCGGCTATCGCGGCAAATACAGTCACGGTGATGAATATGAAAGTGAACGCCTGATTGAAAGGTTGGAAACCAGCCTCAATCTTGTGCCCTTGCAAATTCCCAAAAAAATGCCGGGGCGGGCACTTCAGGAAACAACCGCGCCTAGCCCCGGTATCTCGGTCAGGCTCAAGCTTCTCAGCGCAGGAGCGGCCATTGTGGTGATGTGCCTGATAAGTTGGAGTTCGCAACTGTTAGAAGCGCAGTCGGTGCACGAAAGGTTTGCAGATGCCCGCGCTGCCGCTGCATCTGAAGGGGCGAAAGAATATATTTATTCCAGCCAAAGCGGAACAATGAAAGTGGAGAGACAATAA
- a CDS encoding FHA domain-containing protein — protein sequence MTLSIQLLQIPEGCTALQREYYLDQGSLKIGRDYEADICLQDQVGTLSRTHLVIAREEDGQHRVVDTSINGTYLNNTRLQRNEPWVLADGDVLSFCDYKLLIGIVVRREVREPEASPKQPRLSLQTDMNSTVPFFPEAEVEPVPQSRKEGFQQEDVQFEQDLMFDPFAEGPGLKVEPEDFQNTAFEEAENLSIREQELDALTSPLVNGQHMRAYRENISEAMERALERFLSEIDPETLQSDLEAYAPWFANKQKRYWQVYRNQFSRKRANREFHRTFLALFAEEMRRG from the coding sequence ATGACTTTAAGCATCCAACTCCTGCAAATACCGGAGGGCTGTACCGCCCTGCAGCGGGAATACTATCTGGATCAGGGAAGCCTGAAAATCGGTAGGGATTATGAGGCGGACATTTGCCTGCAAGATCAGGTGGGCACCTTGTCTCGCACCCATCTGGTCATTGCGCGTGAAGAGGATGGTCAGCATAGGGTTGTTGATACATCAATAAACGGAACGTACCTCAACAACACACGCTTGCAGCGTAATGAGCCTTGGGTGCTGGCCGATGGGGATGTGCTGAGCTTTTGTGATTACAAGCTTCTCATTGGCATTGTGGTGCGCCGCGAGGTGAGGGAACCGGAGGCATCGCCCAAACAGCCTCGCTTGTCTTTGCAAACGGATATGAATTCCACGGTTCCTTTTTTCCCCGAAGCCGAAGTTGAGCCTGTTCCCCAGAGCCGGAAAGAAGGCTTTCAACAAGAAGACGTTCAATTCGAACAAGACTTGATGTTTGACCCGTTTGCAGAAGGGCCGGGCCTGAAAGTAGAGCCTGAAGACTTTCAAAACACCGCTTTTGAAGAAGCCGAAAACCTTTCCATTCGCGAGCAGGAACTGGACGCGCTGACCAGCCCCTTGGTGAATGGCCAGCACATGCGTGCATACAGAGAGAATATTTCGGAGGCTATGGAGCGGGCGCTGGAGCGCTTTTTATCCGAGATAGACCCGGAAACACTGCAAAGTGATCTGGAGGCCTATGCGCCTTGGTTCGCCAACAAGCAAAAACGGTATTGGCAGGTTTATCGCAACCAGTTTTCAAGAAAGCGCGCCAACCGCGAGTTCCATCGCACTTTTCTTGCTCTATTTGCCGAGGAGATGCGCCGCGGATGA
- a CDS encoding type VI secretion system baseplate subunit TssG — translation MMHQPQRTLIDIPLVQAARMGLADYEQALKAGRFNPFPTGSHSVGREENRGGWEKESTFGEETSLNAPVLSSFDGVLPDYIQEAMQQGLHQDDASLRDFLAIFDSRILELQVRSQCAQILVALDDDKNGETVSYLKRLLQLISAPQESTQHLEMLLPLLSRSRSLDTLRALIAWWSGRDVRVVARFGKYFPIEKSSRSRLSARKRDEAQQLGQGAILGRFGTTAMAHIGIYLTCHNPQDLERLTSDMAHLQQLKTVSVKYLRDAVPITIYADIQRKHLMAPKLSARCQKDRLGQYSILAPYAHPEQQASLKLIERAF, via the coding sequence ATGATGCATCAACCACAAAGAACTCTCATAGATATTCCGCTTGTACAAGCCGCGCGCATGGGGCTTGCGGATTACGAACAGGCATTGAAAGCGGGTCGCTTCAATCCTTTCCCAACAGGAAGTCACAGTGTCGGACGGGAAGAAAATCGGGGAGGCTGGGAGAAAGAGAGTACTTTTGGCGAAGAGACCTCTTTGAATGCGCCTGTTCTTTCCAGCTTTGACGGGGTGCTGCCCGATTACATTCAAGAAGCCATGCAGCAGGGGCTTCATCAAGATGATGCAAGCTTGAGGGACTTTCTGGCGATTTTTGACAGCCGGATACTGGAACTTCAGGTTCGCTCGCAGTGTGCGCAAATCCTTGTTGCGCTGGATGATGACAAGAACGGTGAAACCGTCAGTTATCTGAAGCGCTTATTGCAGCTTATCTCGGCACCGCAGGAGAGTACCCAGCATCTGGAGATGCTGTTGCCGCTTTTGTCGCGCAGCCGGTCTTTGGATACCCTGCGCGCTCTTATCGCTTGGTGGTCTGGACGTGATGTGCGGGTTGTGGCCCGTTTTGGAAAGTATTTTCCAATTGAAAAGAGCAGCCGAAGCCGCCTGAGTGCGCGCAAAAGGGATGAGGCCCAACAACTGGGGCAAGGGGCTATTCTCGGGCGTTTTGGCACAACCGCCATGGCGCATATTGGCATTTATCTGACTTGCCATAACCCGCAGGATCTGGAGCGGCTCACCAGTGACATGGCGCACTTGCAGCAACTCAAAACAGTCAGCGTCAAATATCTGCGTGATGCGGTGCCGATCACCATTTATGCCGATATACAGCGCAAGCATCTCATGGCTCCAAAACTCTCGGCACGCTGCCAAAAGGACCGGCTTGGGCAGTACAGCATTCTTGCTCCTTATGCGCACCCGGAACAACAAGCCTCACTCAAACTCATTGAACGTGCATTTTAA
- the tssJ gene encoding type VI secretion system lipoprotein TssJ, whose protein sequence is MRHFLILAVCLLVAACAGSKVSVPEQKVVGLSGGANINRYNDSSNPVVLRFYQLSSRSQFESASFWEIYNDSSEELAGVIIDRESIAALYPKEARLVNIELQPDTRYLGVFAEYADYETQRFRASLPISPETFEKGVTVSVGASGVEIHNRKSPLIRKKSFFSWGDDS, encoded by the coding sequence ATGAGACATTTCCTTATTTTGGCGGTTTGCCTGCTTGTTGCAGCTTGCGCGGGTTCCAAAGTCAGTGTGCCCGAGCAGAAGGTAGTGGGGCTGTCGGGCGGGGCAAACATTAACCGGTACAATGACAGCTCCAACCCTGTGGTGCTGCGGTTCTATCAATTGTCGAGCCGCTCTCAGTTCGAATCTGCGAGTTTCTGGGAAATCTACAATGACAGTAGTGAAGAACTGGCCGGTGTGATTATTGATCGGGAAAGCATTGCAGCGCTTTACCCGAAAGAAGCGCGCCTTGTGAATATTGAGCTTCAGCCGGACACCCGATATCTGGGCGTTTTTGCTGAATATGCGGACTATGAAACTCAAAGGTTCCGCGCTTCGCTCCCAATTTCTCCAGAAACATTTGAGAAGGGGGTAACCGTTTCGGTTGGTGCGTCCGGTGTAGAGATCCACAACCGCAAAAGCCCCCTCATTCGCAAAAAATCCTTCTTCTCTTGGGGAGACGATAGCTAA